The DNA segment ATGACGCCGCCGCCTAATGTGATGAGGATGCTGTCGCGCGTGATATGGGACGACAAGGCATGCTCGCATATGGCGCGTAAGGCATCATAGGATTTGAGCGACTCAGAAGAGCCACCATAGTCATGGCGGTCGAGGACACAGCATGTATGCTTGACCTTGTGGCGTGTGAGGCTCTCACAGAGCTGTGCGCCATAGAGGTCATAGACAATGGTTTCGCTGACGATGAAGGCGTGGGGAGGGGCGGCGGACGTGCTCTGTTGTGTGCTGTGGTGAGTCTCAAGGACGTGCTGTCCGATGGAGGGGAGAGACTCTCGGCCGATGATGATACGGCATGGTGTCTCATGAAAAGGTATCTCTATGACGTGCTGTTGCATGACCATTCTTTATGCTGGACATAATGTTGTAGGGCGTCAAGGGCTTGTCGTGTCGTTATATCGGGTTTTTCCATAGAACAAGGACAACGGATATTGGCTTGGGCATAGAAGGGTTGTCGTTGCCTGTAGAGTGTGCGGAGTCGATGGCGTGTGTTCTTGCCATGGAGGAGGGGGCGATGCGCGTTTTTCCTTGCTAAACGTTGGGTGAGGATAGGCAGAGGCACATCTAACCATAGGCTAATGGCATGTTGTCGTGTGATGGCGTCGCGTATGGCTTTTTGGATGAAGGCGCCGCCACCGAGAGCAACAACGGACGCTGGTCGTTCGAGGATGGTGTGGATAATGCATTCTCTTTCATAGTGACGAAAGACATCCTCGCCATGGCGACGGAAAATATGTTGGATGGACATGCGGTAACGTTGTTCTATGACGGCATCGCTATCGATGAAAGGCATGGGGATGATGGTGCTGAGTTTTTTTCCTATGGTCGTTTTTCCACATCCCATCATGCCCACGAGGACAATGATATGCTCTTTGAGGCAGGACATGCTTTGTTGACGGGGTTCTTGTGTGTGCAAGGGTATGGTCCTTCTTGTATCCCGTGGCGTTTTGTGTCTATATAGACTGATGTTGGCGTTCATGTCCATACCATGCATGGTCAAAGGCGCAAAGAGAGACAATGTGCCGCCTATGATGATATGATGAAGGAGACGATGGTAAGAGCAGGGGACGTCCCTTTGGTGCAAGGCCATGAGTCGGTCTCAGGCTGTGCTTGGCATCGTCGCGCCAGCTCGATGGAGGATGAAAAGCGCCTCTCACAGCATTATGGCATGTCGGCAGTGATGGCGCGTCTCTTAGTGAGTCGTGGCTATGGCATTTCTGACGAGACGGACGCTTTGTGGCATGGCGATGGTTCTTGGGAGGATGGCGTCGCATGGCTTGACAGCATGGCGTACGAGCGTTTTTCCCTGTTGCCTCTGGTGGCACAACGATGTGTGGAAGCACTGAGCAAGGGTGAGAAGATAGGCCTCTTTACCGATTATGATGTGGATGGGGCATGTTCGGCCGCCATCCTTGACCATTATTTACGTCGCTTCTGTGCGCATGGTATCGTGCGCGCTGTGCCAGAAAGGGTGCGTGAGGGTTTTGGCCCCAACGCCCAGCGGATAGAGGCTTTGCGCGCCAGCGGTGTTCGGCTCTTGTTCGTGTGCGATTGTGGCAGTGCCGACAAGGCCTTTTGGTCGCCTTACACACAGGATATGGACATTATCATCTTTGACCACCACCGCATGCATGAGGATTGGGGGGATGGGGAAGACGGCTGTTGGGTGGTGAATCCGCACAAACGCGAAGGGACAGAGCCTTCATCCCTAGCCTATCGCCATGCCTGTGCCACAGTGTTGTGTTTCATGTTTGTTGTCGTTCTCTCGCGCCTTCAGCGCACGATAGGACAGCATGCGTCTATCGGGCGCATGGGGCGTGTCGTGCCATCAACGCGGGATATGGTGGGTTATACGGGTTTTGTCGCGCTCGCTATTATCTGTGATGTGGTCTCTATGGATAGGCATCATCACAGGCTCGTTCGTTTGGGTTTGCGTGTCTTAAATAGTGCGTGCTGTGGCGACATCACACCCCCTCATGAGACTCGTCCCTCCCTGTGGGGAGAACTCTATGCGGGGCTCTGTCATCTGATACGTTGTGCGAGGGTGGGGTTGCCTGTGGATGAAGAGACGTGTGCCTATGTCATCGGTCCTTGTTTGAACGCTGGTTCGCGTTTGGGTGAGAGCAGGCGCGCTTTAGATATGTTGGTTGAGGGTCGTGCGTCCGATGCTGAGCGTCTTTATCATGTGAATAAGCGCCGTAAAGCCATGCAGGCGCAATGGAGTGCGCGTTTCATGACAGAGAAGAAAGACAATGATTGTGTCTTGTGGGATAAGGCATGTCCCATTGGCATTCTGGGTTTATTAGCGTCCATGCGTGTGTCGAGGTTTCATCGTCCGTCTTTTGTCTTTGGACAGCGAGAGGATGGGGTATGGGTTGGCTCATGCCGTAGTGTTAGGGGGGTGAATGTCGAGGCGTGGCTGTGCGAGGCTGTCGCCACTGGCACTTTGTGGCGTGGCGGTGGACATGCGATGGCAGGCGGTATGTGCGCGCGGGACGAGGCGCAGTTACGTCTCTTTGCTCATTTTATCGAGGAAAAATGGGACAGGATGGCTGGTGTTCTAGCGAAACCCGTCTTATGGGTTGATGGCGTGATGGGTGGACTGGTGGCGAGACATGACCGCAAGAAGGGCCACAAGAAAAGTGAGACGGCGCGCATCCCTGTGGACTTTACGTTGTGGGACGATATGGCGCGTTTGCGTCCATGGGGGGTGGATTATCCCGTGCCGTGCTTCATGTTTTCGTCCATGACGATCGAGTCGATACGTTTTTTCGGTGACGGGCAAGCGCATGGCGCATGCCGTCTACGTTCCTCCATGTCATTGGGGCATGGCGAGATAGAGGCGGTGGCCTTTCATTGTTGGCAGAGTGGCTTAGGCGCCTTTCTTAAGCGCTATGAAGGCAGAGCCGCGCGCTTTGCAGGCCATGTCCGTTGCGAGATGGTGGCTGGCATGCGCCGTCTCCGCCTTCACCTTGTGGATGCTGCGCCTATAGAGAGCGTTCAGAATCGGTAATTGACGCGTCCCAAGAAGGTGCGAGGCGCGCCTGGCCCCAAGAATCGAGGGCTACGTCCTCCCGCATCTAACTCAGGTTCGGCGATAATCCCGAATGTTTCATACTCTTCATCCAACAGGTTATAGACATCGAGATGCACATCGAGATTGTCGAAGAGCTGATACCCCGCCTTGAGATTAAAGACGACAGCGCTAGGAATGGGGTCGAAAGCATTGACGTCATCTCCCCTGAGATATTGTCGAGCGGTATAAATGCCCTCGACGCCAAAGGACACATTGTCAACAAAGAGGGTGATACCGCCCTTGATGTTATGGCGCGGGATACCGGGGATGGCGTTGCCTTTCTTCACATAACAGCCATCGTCATCGCACAGCGCGTCATCCAGATTTTCATAGGCTTCCCCAGAAGGCAGGACTTCATCCGTTCGATATTCGGCATCGACGAAGGCATAATTGAGCGCATAGCGGAGGCTCTTCGTTGTGCCTTGGACACCGAATTCGATACCTTGTCGGCGCGTGCGTCCAGCGTTGGTAAAATACCCTGTGCCAATGGCGTTGCCAGCGACAAACAAGATGTCATTGTGATTATGTCCGCTGAACAAGCTCGTATGCCACTGCCATGTGACAGAGGCATCGGTATAACGCCCTCTCATACCCAATTCATAGGACCTATTGACGACATGCTCCAAAGGAGGGTCTGCGAGAAACGCATTAGGGAGGCGACATGGTTGTTCGGGATCAGCGCATGCCAGCTCGCTGGCGGTGGGTGTGCGATTTCCTTCGCCATAGCGCCCATAGAGCTGAAAGAGCGGCGACACACGCCAGAGGAGTGAGGCACCGGGGTTGTAACGGCTATAGACATGGTCGCCGTTCAGGTCATTATTATGCGCGCCTCCTGTATTCTCCAATTCGATAGTCGTGCGGTTATAGCGTCCATCAACGGTAAGTGTCAGTGCTGACAAGAGTTCATAGCTCGAGGTGAAGTACGTCCCGACATGATGTTGAGTCGTTTCCAAGTCCACAGGCGTCTCACCGCCAACGAGCAAGGCGAGAGAGCTCACGCCCCTTGTCGCATCGAACATGCCTAGCGTTGTCTGGCTATGATACTCAACCTGTCCATAATGGTAGTTGACCCCAAAGATAGCAGAGAATGGACGTCCATAAAATATGTCGTCATAGTGCGCCTGCCCTGTGAGGCTTATATCACTGCTTTCGGTGGTGCTTGTGTTGAGGGCGGCAATGTCGTCATCATCGAGGCCATCGGGTAAATCATCTTCCTCTAAGGCGTCGCCCGTGCTGAGGATAATGGCGTCCTCCACATCATCGATATCTGATGCTTTGTTGCCATCCTCATCGAGGCAATCCCCATCAGCATCCACAGCATCCTCATCGGTGACAAAGAATTCATCGCCTCCTACGTCACACTCTTCCGCTTCGAATTCGTCTCCGTTCAGTGTCGAACGTTCTCGCAGACGGACATGGGCGTTGCCTCGAAATGTCCACTTGCTATCCATGATATATGACGCTTGGGTGGCGAAGAGGATATTTTCGTTTTCCGTCCTATCGGGATGGGTATAGATGGCGTCTCGGCCCTCTACGGCCAAGAGATCTTCAGGAGTCGGCCCATTCCCGACGAGTTCGGAATCGCTGGCGCTCACATTGAGAGACCACGTCAGTTTGTCAGTCTTCTTTGTGACATCGCCATAAATTTGTCCGACACGGCTAGAGGAGAAGTCGCGCCACCCATCCTCGCGGAAATATGTTCCGCCCAGATAGCTTCCCCATGTCTTGTCAAAGCTGACATGTCGAACTTCGACAACATTGTTGGATTGGGCGAAAGAGCCGCCACTGAGCGCTATCTGATGATGGGGCTGGGAAAAGGCGTTCTTCATGTTGACGCTGATAGCACCGCCGATGGCGTTCAGGCCAAAGACAGGATTCGCCCCGGGAATGACCTGCACGCTCTCAATGGCAAATGTCGGGAGTGTGTCCCACTGAATAACGTCACCGAAGACGTCATTGAATCGACTACCATTTTGGTAAAAGGCAATGCCTTGAGGACTCCCCAAGAGAGGCGATGCAATATACCCTCGAAGAGATACGTCCTTTTGGTAGGGATTGTTCTGCACATCATGGATTGTCAGTGAACCCAATTGGCTATGAATCATGGCCGCAAGGTCGTTGCTGTTATACGTGTCAGGCTGGACGATGTGGACATTGTGTGGCACATCATCGACCACCATCCCACTATGGTGCAGGGGGGTAGGCGCATGGACATGAATTGTTGGCAATTCTGTTGTTTCTGCGTGTCCTGTCCGTGATATAGGCAAGCACAGGAGAGTCATGGCAGCGACGACCCCTATGGACCGCCTCCAGCGCACGGATTGTTTTTTTTCAAAAGACATAGTCGGAGACCTCCAGGATTTTTGGTTAAAAGAGCACCTCCTTGTTGCTCAAAGCATAGGGCAAGAGAGAATAAAAGCAACGCTAAATATAAACGTTAAATATATACGTCATAGAAGGCAGGCGATACCATCACGGCATGAAATTCTTTACATGACGATAAAGCTTGTGTTAGGGTGGCTTTGCTTTTATAACGGAGCGGCAACGATTCCGTTTGCATGAGGATGGCGTTTATGCTTTAATCCGTGAAAACGGGGCAGGAGTGTTCACAAGAAGGAAGTGCAAAACAAGAAGACCTATCAGGAGGAAGTAGAGAGATGTTTTTTTATACGAGGAAGGAGCGTGTGGGTATGATTTTTCGTGCCTGCGTTGGATTATGTGTTATCTCTGTGGCGGGTGTTTTAGGGCTGTATGACACGTCTGCCAGGGCTGAGGTTCAGTTATTAGGCAAGGAGGGTTGGCGTGTGACGTTGGATGGTTCTGTCAATGGTTTTGGCGTGTATTCGACGCGTGGTGTTGTG comes from the Alphaproteobacteria bacterium GM7ARS4 genome and includes:
- a CDS encoding DHH family phosphoesterase; amino-acid sequence: MHGQRRKERQCAAYDDMMKETMVRAGDVPLVQGHESVSGCAWHRRASSMEDEKRLSQHYGMSAVMARLLVSRGYGISDETDALWHGDGSWEDGVAWLDSMAYERFSLLPLVAQRCVEALSKGEKIGLFTDYDVDGACSAAILDHYLRRFCAHGIVRAVPERVREGFGPNAQRIEALRASGVRLLFVCDCGSADKAFWSPYTQDMDIIIFDHHRMHEDWGDGEDGCWVVNPHKREGTEPSSLAYRHACATVLCFMFVVVLSRLQRTIGQHASIGRMGRVVPSTRDMVGYTGFVALAIICDVVSMDRHHHRLVRLGLRVLNSACCGDITPPHETRPSLWGELYAGLCHLIRCARVGLPVDEETCAYVIGPCLNAGSRLGESRRALDMLVEGRASDAERLYHVNKRRKAMQAQWSARFMTEKKDNDCVLWDKACPIGILGLLASMRVSRFHRPSFVFGQREDGVWVGSCRSVRGVNVEAWLCEAVATGTLWRGGGHAMAGGMCARDEAQLRLFAHFIEEKWDRMAGVLAKPVLWVDGVMGGLVARHDRKKGHKKSETARIPVDFTLWDDMARLRPWGVDYPVPCFMFSSMTIESIRFFGDGQAHGACRLRSSMSLGHGEIEAVAFHCWQSGLGAFLKRYEGRAARFAGHVRCEMVAGMRRLRLHLVDAAPIESVQNR
- a CDS encoding TonB-dependent receptor, with protein sequence MSFEKKQSVRWRRSIGVVAAMTLLCLPISRTGHAETTELPTIHVHAPTPLHHSGMVVDDVPHNVHIVQPDTYNSNDLAAMIHSQLGSLTIHDVQNNPYQKDVSLRGYIASPLLGSPQGIAFYQNGSRFNDVFGDVIQWDTLPTFAIESVQVIPGANPVFGLNAIGGAISVNMKNAFSQPHHQIALSGGSFAQSNNVVEVRHVSFDKTWGSYLGGTYFREDGWRDFSSSRVGQIYGDVTKKTDKLTWSLNVSASDSELVGNGPTPEDLLAVEGRDAIYTHPDRTENENILFATQASYIMDSKWTFRGNAHVRLRERSTLNGDEFEAEECDVGGDEFFVTDEDAVDADGDCLDEDGNKASDIDDVEDAIILSTGDALEEDDLPDGLDDDDIAALNTSTTESSDISLTGQAHYDDIFYGRPFSAIFGVNYHYGQVEYHSQTTLGMFDATRGVSSLALLVGGETPVDLETTQHHVGTYFTSSYELLSALTLTVDGRYNRTTIELENTGGAHNNDLNGDHVYSRYNPGASLLWRVSPLFQLYGRYGEGNRTPTASELACADPEQPCRLPNAFLADPPLEHVVNRSYELGMRGRYTDASVTWQWHTSLFSGHNHNDILFVAGNAIGTGYFTNAGRTRRQGIEFGVQGTTKSLRYALNYAFVDAEYRTDEVLPSGEAYENLDDALCDDDGCYVKKGNAIPGIPRHNIKGGITLFVDNVSFGVEGIYTARQYLRGDDVNAFDPIPSAVVFNLKAGYQLFDNLDVHLDVYNLLDEEYETFGIIAEPELDAGGRSPRFLGPGAPRTFLGRVNYRF
- a CDS encoding shikimate kinase, giving the protein MSCLKEHIIVLVGMMGCGKTTIGKKLSTIIPMPFIDSDAVIEQRYRMSIQHIFRRHGEDVFRHYERECIIHTILERPASVVALGGGAFIQKAIRDAITRQHAISLWLDVPLPILTQRLARKNAHRPLLHGKNTRHRLRTLYRQRQPFYAQANIRCPCSMEKPDITTRQALDALQHYVQHKEWSCNSTS